The following are encoded in a window of Thermococcus sp. MV5 genomic DNA:
- the cas2 gene encoding CRISPR-associated endonuclease Cas2 encodes MYIIVVYDVNVSRVNKVKKFLRQHLIWVQNSVFEGEVTLAEYERIKKGIKELIDENEDSVIIYKLKSRPKRKNLGIEKNPVEDII; translated from the coding sequence ATGTATATCATCGTAGTTTACGATGTAAATGTCTCTCGAGTGAATAAGGTGAAAAAATTTTTGAGACAGCATTTAATCTGGGTTCAAAACAGTGTCTTTGAAGGAGAGGTGACGTTAGCCGAATATGAGAGAATCAAAAAAGGAATTAAGGAACTTATTGATGAGAATGAGGACTCTGTGATTATTTACAAATTAAAATCAAGGCCAAAAAGAAAGAATCTAGGGATAGAGAAGAATCCCGTAGAGGACATTATTTAG
- a CDS encoding PD-(D/E)XK nuclease family protein: MGNIEEFGKRLENLLKYGNIRGPKRTIRVTSVSFCPLRAALTTWYDVRFFGEKNKEKILGQVLHMGLLGLIKDSWSYLQGDIEATPEIEKEVSYDLGDGWLLTGRIDLVIGEHVFEFKFLSDWSYERIPENMNEVDEESVLNAYTEQLNAYLNMLPDAEFGHLWIFRHNELIPWKKLEIKKDPKAFKGFLKRARGIIKLIESMENGELPKDPKPRFEWECKRCIFKVICSK; this comes from the coding sequence GTGGGGAATATAGAAGAGTTTGGAAAGCGGCTGGAAAACCTCCTTAAGTATGGAAATATCAGGGGACCTAAAAGAACCATCAGAGTAACTTCTGTTTCTTTTTGTCCTTTGAGAGCAGCTTTAACCACTTGGTACGATGTTAGATTTTTTGGAGAGAAAAATAAAGAAAAGATACTGGGCCAAGTGCTTCACATGGGTCTTTTAGGGCTTATCAAGGATTCATGGTCATATCTGCAGGGCGATATTGAGGCTACTCCTGAGATAGAAAAAGAAGTCTCATATGACTTGGGAGATGGATGGCTTCTAACCGGTAGGATTGATCTTGTAATAGGAGAACACGTGTTCGAGTTTAAGTTTCTCAGTGATTGGTCCTATGAAAGAATTCCCGAGAACATGAATGAGGTTGATGAGGAAAGCGTGCTGAACGCTTATACAGAGCAACTGAATGCGTATCTAAACATGCTCCCTGATGCAGAATTCGGACACCTCTGGATATTTCGACATAATGAGCTAATTCCTTGGAAAAAGCTGGAGATCAAAAAGGACCCAAAGGCGTTTAAGGGGTTTCTAAAGAGAGCTAGAGGGATTATTAAACTCATTGAGTCTATGGAAAATGGAGAGCTTCCTAAGGACCCAAAACCACGGTTTGAATGGGAATGCAAAAGGTGTATTTTCAAGGTAATATGTTCTAAATAA
- the cas4 gene encoding CRISPR-associated protein Cas4, whose protein sequence is METYPKTHLLIRGTEINYLFICPTKLWYFSKGITMEQESEYVDLGKFLHEQSYFGEEKNIKIGPISIDFIKRGDIIEVHEVKKGKSMEKAHEMQALYYIYYLKKLGIRARAILNYPKLRETKEITLEGREKEVEDSIREIERIKSLPVPPKPVKTKKCKKCAYYELCWV, encoded by the coding sequence ATGGAAACTTATCCCAAAACCCACCTTCTCATTCGTGGCACAGAAATAAATTACCTCTTCATCTGCCCAACCAAGCTCTGGTACTTCTCTAAAGGCATTACCATGGAGCAGGAAAGCGAGTATGTAGATTTGGGGAAATTCCTCCACGAACAGAGCTACTTTGGTGAGGAAAAGAACATTAAGATCGGCCCAATTAGCATTGACTTCATCAAAAGAGGAGACATCATCGAAGTCCACGAAGTTAAAAAGGGCAAATCAATGGAAAAGGCCCATGAAATGCAGGCTCTTTATTATATTTACTACCTCAAAAAGCTTGGCATCAGAGCAAGGGCAATCCTAAATTATCCAAAGCTCAGGGAAACGAAGGAGATAACCTTGGAAGGCAGAGAAAAGGAAGTTGAAGATTCAATTAGAGAGATTGAGCGGATAAAATCTCTTCCTGTCCCACCAAAACCCGTAAAAACAAAGAAATGTAAAAAGTGTGCATATTATGAGCTCTGCTGGGTTTGA
- the hypF gene encoding carbamoyltransferase HypF gives MKTYHIHVEGIVQGVGFRPFIYRIAHEHSLRGYVKNLGDAGVEIVVEGKEEDIRAFLRVLKEKAPPLARVEKIKTKELSLQGFDRFYIEKSSNGGGGGDSVIPPDVSICDDCLRELFDPADKRYMYPFIVCTNCGPRFTIIEDLPYDRINTTMREFDMCDYCESEYKDPLNRRYHAEPVCCPVCGPSYRLYTNEGEEITGDPLKRAAELIDKGYIVAIKGIGGIHIACDATNEEAVRELRKRILRPEQPFAIMARDLETVESFAIVNEVEKEEILGYRRPIVALRKKEPFPLPEALAPGLPTIGVMLPYAGTHYILFHYSKSPVYVMTSANYPGMPMVIDNERAFKELKELADYFLLHNRKILNRTDDSVIRFVDGKRAVIRRSRGFVPLPIEIPFEYNGLAVGAELMNAFGIAKNSKVYPSQYIGNTSKVEVLEFMRGAISHFKKILRIKTLDLIVADLHPLYNTTKLAMEIAEEEGVEFLQVQHHYAHVASVMAENKLDEVIGIALDGVGYGSDGHTWGGEVIYLSYEDVERLAHISYYSLPGGDLASYYPLRALVGILNKIYSVEEIEELVRRCCPRAIENLRYGKVEFNVILNQLARDINVSYASSTGRVLDAFAVLLNVAYRRTYEGEPAMKLEGVAFRGRNDLGFRVPVEGEELKIEELFRQVLESKANPADIAYSVHLALGKAFGEVTVEKAREFGIKNVALSGGVAYNELIVKTIRKIVESNGLRFYTTHEVPRGDNGINVGQAFLGGLYLEGYLTREDLVL, from the coding sequence GTGAAAACCTATCACATTCACGTTGAGGGAATTGTTCAGGGGGTTGGTTTCAGGCCCTTCATCTATAGAATAGCTCATGAACACAGCTTGAGAGGATATGTTAAAAATCTTGGTGATGCGGGAGTTGAGATTGTTGTTGAAGGTAAAGAGGAGGATATAAGAGCGTTTTTAAGGGTTCTTAAGGAGAAAGCACCTCCTCTGGCGAGAGTGGAAAAGATAAAAACAAAAGAACTTTCACTTCAAGGCTTTGATAGGTTTTACATTGAGAAGAGTTCCAACGGTGGGGGAGGAGGCGATTCAGTTATACCTCCGGACGTGAGTATATGCGACGACTGTCTTAGGGAGCTTTTTGATCCAGCGGATAAGCGCTATATGTATCCATTCATAGTGTGTACCAACTGTGGGCCTAGATTTACTATAATCGAAGACCTTCCTTATGATAGAATTAACACAACCATGAGAGAATTTGACATGTGTGATTATTGTGAAAGCGAATATAAGGATCCATTGAATAGAAGATATCATGCTGAGCCTGTTTGCTGTCCTGTGTGTGGACCAAGCTATCGCCTATACACCAATGAGGGGGAAGAGATAACTGGTGATCCTCTAAAAAGGGCTGCAGAATTAATAGATAAAGGTTATATAGTGGCCATAAAGGGCATTGGTGGAATACACATAGCGTGTGATGCCACGAATGAAGAGGCTGTAAGAGAGCTTAGGAAGAGAATTCTCAGACCTGAACAGCCCTTTGCTATAATGGCTAGGGATCTGGAGACCGTTGAAAGCTTTGCCATAGTAAACGAAGTTGAGAAGGAAGAAATTTTAGGATACAGAAGGCCAATAGTAGCTTTGAGGAAAAAAGAACCGTTTCCATTGCCTGAAGCACTGGCTCCAGGACTTCCAACAATAGGTGTCATGCTTCCATATGCTGGAACCCATTACATACTTTTCCACTACTCAAAGAGTCCGGTTTATGTCATGACCTCCGCAAATTATCCTGGAATGCCGATGGTTATAGACAATGAGAGAGCATTTAAGGAATTGAAAGAACTGGCCGATTATTTCCTTCTTCACAATAGGAAAATACTCAACAGAACCGATGATAGCGTGATAAGATTTGTTGATGGAAAAAGGGCTGTGATAAGAAGAAGCAGAGGGTTTGTGCCATTACCTATTGAGATTCCATTTGAGTATAATGGACTGGCAGTTGGTGCAGAACTTATGAATGCCTTTGGCATTGCAAAAAATTCCAAGGTTTATCCAAGTCAGTACATAGGAAACACGTCAAAGGTTGAAGTGCTGGAGTTTATGAGGGGGGCTATCTCGCACTTCAAGAAGATTCTTAGGATTAAAACCTTGGACTTGATAGTCGCCGATCTGCATCCTCTCTACAATACCACGAAGCTTGCCATGGAAATAGCGGAAGAGGAGGGGGTAGAGTTCCTTCAAGTTCAGCATCATTATGCTCACGTTGCCTCCGTAATGGCCGAAAATAAACTTGATGAGGTTATAGGCATAGCTTTGGATGGAGTTGGCTATGGAAGTGATGGTCACACTTGGGGTGGAGAAGTCATCTACCTCAGTTATGAAGACGTTGAAAGGCTGGCGCACATCAGCTACTATTCCCTTCCTGGTGGCGATTTAGCTAGTTATTACCCACTTAGGGCTTTGGTTGGTATTTTAAACAAGATATACAGCGTGGAAGAGATAGAAGAGCTTGTCAGAAGATGTTGTCCAAGGGCCATTGAGAATTTAAGGTACGGCAAAGTTGAGTTTAATGTCATCCTAAATCAGCTTGCTAGGGATATAAACGTTAGTTACGCCTCCTCCACAGGTAGAGTTCTTGATGCATTTGCCGTTCTTCTTAATGTTGCCTATAGGAGGACTTACGAGGGAGAACCTGCGATGAAGCTTGAAGGCGTTGCATTTAGAGGAAGGAATGACTTGGGATTCAGGGTTCCGGTTGAGGGAGAAGAACTCAAGATTGAAGAACTCTTTAGACAGGTTTTAGAAAGCAAAGCAAATCCTGCAGATATTGCATACTCTGTTCACCTGGCTTTGGGAAAAGCCTTTGGAGAAGTAACGGTTGAGAAAGCCAGGGAGTTCGGTATTAAAAACGTAGCTCTTAGCGGTGGGGTGGCGTACAACGAGCTAATCGTCAAGACTATTAGAAAGATAGTGGAGAGTAATGGTCTTAGGTTTTACACTACTCACGAAGTGCCAAGAGGGGACAACGGTATAAACGTTGGTCAGGCATTCCTCGGAGGCCTCTACCTAGAGGGATATTTAACCAGAGAAGATCTCGTACTTTAG
- a CDS encoding putative toxin-antitoxin system toxin component, PIN family, with protein sequence MPKLKVVLDTSILISALKSRDVKRSPSWKILSLLSEDKLVNYGSKETIKEMKETLAIIGLLIGKPEKAKAVYHLVLNHTKRVSPRVKFEEDRELVKLVGHADDVKFLNVVYASKSRYLISMNIKHLAKLRNPKTLKFNLKRHWFYIFKDSEFVKYVKEKYKWKI encoded by the coding sequence ATGCCTAAACTCAAGGTAGTTTTGGATACTTCTATTTTAATCAGTGCCTTAAAATCGAGAGATGTTAAACGTAGTCCTTCTTGGAAGATTTTAAGTCTTCTCAGTGAGGATAAGCTGGTTAATTATGGTTCTAAGGAGACTATTAAGGAAATGAAGGAAACACTTGCAATTATTGGTTTGCTTATTGGAAAGCCTGAGAAGGCTAAGGCTGTTTATCATTTGGTCTTAAATCATACTAAGCGAGTTTCTCCGAGAGTTAAGTTTGAGGAGGATAGAGAGCTTGTTAAACTGGTTGGTCATGCTGATGATGTTAAGTTTTTGAATGTTGTTTATGCTTCAAAGTCTCGTTATCTAATAAGCATGAACATTAAGCATTTGGCAAAACTGCGGAATCCAAAAACGCTTAAGTTTAATCTCAAAAGGCACTGGTTTTACATATTCAAAGATTCAGAATTCGTAAAATACGTAAAAGAAAAATATAAATGGAAAATATAA
- a CDS encoding ATP-binding protein, with the protein MEPPFVYGRRVGKEHFADREEELEKLKIAIMSGQNVIIYSPRRYGKSSLVNIALEELSDKIYPIEVDCSGALTKKELAEKISSAAVASWRGRIEEFLKKIFKVVRPKLLIGDRIEVEFLFGEEDTAFEETLRLPERLSQLTGKRVVVVFDEFQEVSNLGRDVLPKMRSEFQKHRGVTYVFIGSKMGMMRSIFQSPRSPFYNFGMHLILKRIPKEKFLPFITEKFRRSGLIISDGLINSILEITKGHPHYTQMLCYKLWLNATLAGNRKLSEKDLKKAETEVLDETSELFEEIWDSLTLNQRRILVAIARGEKDFYSKSFLTRYGFERASTVQAVIRSLREKELIVKEGGKYLIENPLFELWVIRTVGGH; encoded by the coding sequence ATGGAACCACCGTTTGTTTATGGTCGAAGGGTTGGAAAGGAGCACTTTGCGGACCGAGAGGAGGAGCTGGAAAAACTGAAAATAGCAATAATGAGCGGTCAAAACGTCATAATCTATTCCCCGCGCCGCTATGGTAAAAGTTCTCTCGTAAACATCGCACTGGAGGAGCTCAGTGATAAAATATACCCAATTGAAGTTGACTGTTCAGGGGCTCTCACAAAAAAAGAACTGGCTGAAAAAATAAGCTCTGCTGCAGTTGCCTCATGGAGAGGGAGAATTGAAGAATTTCTCAAAAAAATCTTCAAGGTGGTTAGGCCAAAACTTCTAATAGGAGATCGTATTGAGGTTGAATTCCTCTTCGGAGAAGAAGACACGGCTTTTGAAGAAACCCTTCGGCTCCCAGAACGCCTGTCCCAATTAACTGGAAAGAGAGTTGTTGTGGTTTTCGACGAATTCCAAGAAGTCAGCAATCTTGGTAGGGATGTCCTTCCAAAGATGCGTTCTGAATTTCAGAAGCATAGAGGAGTTACTTACGTATTTATAGGAAGTAAGATGGGGATGATGCGTTCCATATTTCAGTCACCAAGGAGCCCCTTTTACAACTTCGGAATGCATTTAATTCTCAAGAGAATTCCGAAAGAAAAGTTCTTGCCTTTCATCACAGAAAAATTTAGGAGGAGTGGGCTAATTATTAGTGATGGTCTCATTAACTCCATTTTAGAAATTACAAAGGGGCATCCCCACTATACCCAGATGCTCTGTTACAAGCTGTGGTTGAATGCAACTCTTGCGGGAAATAGGAAACTCTCAGAAAAGGATTTAAAAAAGGCAGAGACTGAGGTTCTGGATGAAACTTCGGAACTTTTTGAGGAAATCTGGGACTCGCTAACGCTCAACCAGAGAAGGATTCTGGTGGCGATAGCAAGGGGAGAGAAAGATTTCTATTCCAAGAGCTTTTTAACTCGCTATGGGTTTGAGAGAGCTTCAACAGTCCAAGCCGTCATAAGGAGCCTGCGGGAAAAGGAACTTATCGTGAAGGAAGGAGGGAAATACCTCATTGAGAATCCCCTCTTTGAGCTCTGGGTAATAAGAACTGTTGGTGGTCATTGA
- a CDS encoding MBL fold metallo-hydrolase has protein sequence MKKLPLILTAILVLILALIPLFKQQNSVRQQEEYSGEGKIIIIYDNKALSGFKGAWGFAALVKFKNYTILFDTGGDGEILLNNMKKLGIDPHSIQYVFLSHIHGDHTGGLWAVLRENPNVTVCFPGIFPGSFKEKVRSFGAKVVEIYEPKEILEDVYSTGVMFPVGEQSLILKTSKGLVVVTGCSHPGVVKIVERAENITRDNVYLVVGGFHLFGTSEREVRAIATSFKKLGVQKVMPCHCTGSKAERIFAEEFGLDYIECGVGKAISW, from the coding sequence ATGAAAAAGCTCCCTCTGATCCTCACGGCAATACTGGTTCTTATCTTGGCTCTCATTCCTTTATTCAAACAACAAAATTCAGTCAGACAGCAAGAGGAATATTCTGGTGAGGGCAAAATAATTATCATTTATGACAACAAAGCATTGAGCGGCTTCAAAGGTGCATGGGGCTTTGCTGCCCTTGTAAAATTCAAAAACTACACAATTCTGTTTGATACTGGTGGCGATGGTGAGATTTTGCTGAATAACATGAAGAAGCTCGGTATTGACCCGCACTCAATCCAATACGTTTTTCTTTCTCACATCCATGGAGACCATACAGGTGGGTTATGGGCAGTTTTAAGGGAAAACCCCAATGTGACAGTATGCTTTCCTGGTATTTTCCCAGGTAGTTTCAAGGAGAAAGTCAGGAGTTTTGGGGCAAAAGTCGTTGAAATTTATGAACCAAAAGAAATTTTGGAGGATGTTTACTCTACTGGGGTGATGTTTCCAGTGGGAGAACAGTCTCTCATTTTGAAAACCTCAAAGGGCTTGGTTGTAGTAACGGGTTGCTCTCATCCTGGAGTGGTCAAAATAGTTGAGAGGGCAGAGAACATAACAAGAGACAATGTCTACTTGGTTGTTGGGGGGTTTCATTTATTTGGAACCTCAGAAAGGGAAGTCAGGGCAATAGCTACAAGCTTCAAAAAGCTGGGAGTTCAAAAAGTCATGCCTTGCCACTGTACCGGAAGCAAAGCCGAGCGCATTTTTGCAGAGGAGTTTGGATTGGATTATATAGAATGTGGTGTTGGAAAGGCTATAAGCTGGTGA
- the cas1b gene encoding type I-B CRISPR-associated endonuclease Cas1b produces MRRKSLTLLSDGTLFRRENTLYFENAQGKRPLAIEGIYDVYIYGHVNITSQALHFLAQKGIAVHFFNHYGYYDGSFYPRESLNSGDLLIKQAKHYLDREKRLKLAKLFVVGGAKNMEKNLKKWSMRVSFDKFLDELEAVEKISEVMNVEARIRQEYYALWDETLPEEFKIIKRTRRPPQNEMNALISFLNSRLYATIVSELYNTQLSPTISYLHEPGERRFSLALDLSEIFKPMIADRVANRLVKQGIIKKDHFRDDLNGVLLNDEGKRIVLKAINEEMRKSVKHPRLKKNITKQRLIRLEAYKLIKHLVGTQEYEPLLAWF; encoded by the coding sequence ATGAGGAGAAAGTCCCTAACTTTACTTTCAGATGGGACCCTCTTTAGAAGAGAAAACACACTATATTTTGAAAACGCTCAGGGAAAAAGGCCCCTAGCAATTGAAGGCATCTACGACGTCTACATCTACGGCCACGTGAACATAACTTCCCAAGCTTTGCACTTTTTGGCTCAGAAAGGAATAGCTGTTCATTTCTTTAACCACTATGGTTATTATGATGGCTCTTTTTATCCAAGGGAGAGCCTTAATTCTGGAGATCTGCTTATTAAGCAAGCTAAACACTATCTTGATAGAGAAAAGAGACTCAAATTAGCAAAGCTTTTTGTGGTAGGTGGGGCTAAGAATATGGAGAAAAACCTGAAGAAATGGAGTATGAGAGTTTCTTTTGATAAATTCTTGGATGAACTTGAAGCTGTAGAGAAAATTTCAGAAGTAATGAATGTTGAGGCAAGGATAAGGCAGGAATATTATGCTTTGTGGGATGAAACTCTTCCTGAGGAGTTTAAAATTATAAAAAGAACTAGAAGACCTCCTCAAAACGAGATGAATGCATTAATAAGCTTTCTTAATTCTCGGCTTTATGCAACAATAGTTAGCGAGCTCTATAATACTCAGCTAAGTCCAACTATTAGCTATTTACATGAACCGGGTGAGAGGAGGTTCTCCCTTGCCCTTGATCTCAGTGAGATTTTCAAGCCGATGATTGCTGACCGGGTGGCCAATAGACTTGTTAAGCAGGGTATAATTAAGAAGGATCATTTCAGGGATGACCTGAATGGGGTTTTGCTTAACGATGAGGGCAAGAGGATTGTTTTGAAGGCAATTAATGAGGAAATGAGAAAAAGCGTGAAGCATCCGAGACTAAAGAAGAACATCACTAAGCAAAGGCTAATAAGGCTTGAGGCGTATAAATTAATTAAGCATCTTGTTGGAACTCAGGAGTATGAACCCCTACTAGCGTGGTTTTAG
- a CDS encoding signal peptidase I, producing MRNFLESFLAYVLFSVLTLLILLHLLGFKSVVVLTDSMEPMISPFSLVIISPEEDIKIGDVVLYEVELSKKKYKVLHRVIDIKEREEQIIYITKGDNRRYADAWYVNKEDIIGKLLISIPYVGYVSYYGVHLLSLIYPLVSTYLFYRLFLRVWVKNGS from the coding sequence ATGAGAAACTTCTTGGAAAGCTTCTTGGCGTATGTTTTGTTTTCTGTATTAACACTGCTCATTCTTCTTCACTTGCTCGGATTTAAAAGCGTGGTGGTTCTAACAGATTCTATGGAACCAATGATAAGCCCCTTTTCTTTAGTAATAATATCTCCAGAAGAGGACATTAAGATCGGTGATGTTGTTCTTTATGAGGTAGAACTTTCAAAAAAGAAATATAAAGTACTCCATAGGGTAATAGACATAAAAGAGCGAGAGGAACAAATTATTTACATCACAAAAGGAGACAACAGAAGGTATGCCGATGCTTGGTATGTGAACAAAGAGGATATAATAGGAAAACTCCTCATTTCTATCCCATATGTTGGATATGTTTCCTACTATGGTGTTCACTTACTGAGCTTAATTTATCCTTTGGTTTCTACATATCTGTTTTATAGGTTGTTCCTTCGAGTATGGGTTAAAAATGGGTCTTAA
- the map gene encoding type II methionyl aminopeptidase, whose translation MEEKIEKLVKAGKIAQQVKKEVLDLIRPGASLYEIAEFVEKRIIELGGKPAFPCNLSINEIAAHYTPYVGDKSVLNEGDYLKVDLGIHVDGYIADTAFTVRVGMDDDDLIEASREALENAISIIKEGVRISEIGKVIEDTIRRYGFNPIVNLSGHVIERYKLHTGISIPNIYRPHDNYVLKEGDIIAIEPFATTGAGQVIEAPPTLIYMYIRDRPVRLPQARNLLKHVKNNFSTLPFAYRWVQKLMPETHLKLALIQLEKAGALYGYPILKEIRGGLVSQAEHTVVVEKDGVLITT comes from the coding sequence GTGGAAGAAAAAATTGAGAAACTGGTTAAGGCAGGAAAAATTGCACAACAGGTGAAAAAAGAGGTTTTAGATTTAATAAGACCTGGAGCTTCTCTTTACGAGATTGCTGAATTCGTAGAAAAGAGAATAATTGAACTCGGTGGAAAGCCTGCTTTTCCATGTAATCTATCAATTAATGAAATCGCAGCCCATTACACTCCCTATGTAGGAGATAAAAGCGTCTTAAATGAAGGGGACTATCTTAAAGTAGATTTAGGTATCCATGTGGATGGTTATATTGCAGATACTGCATTCACTGTGAGAGTGGGAATGGATGATGATGATCTCATTGAGGCCTCAAGGGAGGCTCTTGAGAATGCAATAAGCATTATCAAAGAGGGAGTAAGAATAAGTGAAATCGGAAAGGTTATTGAGGACACTATCAGGAGGTATGGATTTAATCCAATCGTTAACCTGAGTGGTCATGTTATAGAAAGGTACAAACTTCATACAGGAATTTCAATTCCAAACATTTACAGACCTCATGATAATTATGTACTAAAAGAGGGGGATATTATTGCCATCGAACCCTTCGCAACTACAGGTGCAGGCCAAGTTATCGAAGCACCACCTACTTTAATATATATGTATATTAGGGATAGACCGGTGAGATTACCACAGGCGAGAAATCTCTTGAAACATGTTAAAAATAATTTCTCAACTCTACCATTTGCTTACAGATGGGTACAGAAGCTTATGCCGGAAACACACCTTAAACTGGCACTTATTCAGCTGGAAAAAGCTGGTGCTTTATATGGATACCCAATCTTAAAGGAGATAAGAGGAGGTCTTGTTTCTCAGGCAGAGCATACAGTGGTAGTAGAAAAAGATGGGGTTTTGATAACTACATGA
- the hypE gene encoding hydrogenase expression/formation protein HypE — MKIKLEHGAGGELMGELIKEVILKNVTLNSAGGIGLEALDDGATIPFGNKHLVFTIDGHTVKPLFFPGGDVGRLAVSGTVNDLAVMGAEPLALANSMIIQEGFDGDNFERILKSMDETAQEVPVPIVTGDTKVVEDKIGIFVITAGIGVAERPISDSGAKIGDVVLISGTVGDHGIALMSHREGIGFETELKSDVAPIWEVVKSVAEVIGWEHIHAMKDPTRGGLSNALNEIARKSNVGILVRESDIPVRPEVRAASDMLGINPYEVANEGKVVMIVDREFAEDALEAMRETKLGREATIIGEVTDQYVGKVLLETGIGGKRFLEPPVGDPVPRVC, encoded by the coding sequence ATGAAAATTAAGCTGGAACATGGAGCTGGTGGAGAATTAATGGGAGAGCTCATTAAAGAGGTCATTTTAAAGAATGTAACTCTGAATTCAGCTGGTGGGATCGGGTTAGAGGCTTTGGATGATGGGGCCACGATTCCTTTTGGAAACAAGCATTTAGTATTCACAATAGATGGTCACACAGTTAAGCCCCTATTTTTCCCTGGAGGAGACGTGGGAAGACTGGCGGTAAGCGGCACGGTGAATGATCTAGCTGTTATGGGAGCGGAGCCTTTGGCCCTAGCAAATTCAATGATAATCCAGGAAGGGTTTGATGGCGATAATTTTGAGAGGATCTTAAAATCAATGGATGAAACCGCTCAAGAGGTGCCCGTTCCGATAGTGACTGGAGATACAAAAGTTGTGGAAGATAAAATTGGGATATTTGTAATCACCGCGGGAATTGGAGTGGCTGAAAGACCAATAAGTGATTCAGGGGCAAAAATAGGAGATGTGGTTTTAATAAGTGGTACTGTGGGAGATCACGGGATAGCCTTAATGAGTCATAGAGAGGGCATAGGTTTTGAAACAGAGCTGAAAAGTGATGTAGCACCGATATGGGAAGTTGTAAAAAGCGTTGCAGAGGTTATAGGGTGGGAGCATATCCACGCAATGAAGGATCCTACGAGGGGAGGACTGAGCAATGCCTTAAATGAAATAGCAAGAAAGAGTAATGTTGGAATTCTTGTAAGGGAGAGTGATATTCCAGTGAGGCCTGAAGTAAGGGCTGCAAGTGATATGCTCGGCATAAACCCCTATGAAGTGGCAAACGAAGGGAAAGTTGTAATGATAGTTGATAGAGAGTTTGCTGAAGATGCATTGGAGGCTATGAGAGAGACCAAACTTGGAAGGGAAGCGACCATAATAGGTGAAGTGACTGATCAATATGTTGGGAAAGTTCTTCTTGAGACGGGCATAGGTGGAAAGAGATTCTTGGAACCACCCGTTGGAGATCCAGTGCCTAGAGTTTGCTGA